In a genomic window of Spirosoma agri:
- a CDS encoding T9SS type A sorting domain-containing protein has protein sequence MKQFRLSIAVLLSVWSLAGMGDAKADNGAGANGVKIEKSEQKKVRFYTQTATPIDVAIIDADGNMLYRGVISRNKQGSTSFNLNGLPDGQYFLTAGNNAWWLSQGLTIKGNALNIDESKLQQVMEPTVLAYEKNKFEVNLPAKNVEEANVAIYDAQNVLVQTDSFKGTARRFDLSGLPDGAYTFVVGPNQKQFSTRVAIKH, from the coding sequence ATGAAACAGTTCCGTTTATCTATTGCTGTACTACTTTCAGTATGGAGTCTGGCAGGCATGGGAGATGCTAAAGCCGACAATGGTGCAGGAGCGAATGGGGTGAAAATTGAGAAGTCCGAACAAAAGAAAGTACGCTTTTATACACAGACGGCAACGCCGATTGACGTGGCAATTATAGACGCCGACGGCAATATGCTCTACCGTGGAGTTATTTCCAGGAATAAACAGGGATCGACTTCGTTCAACCTGAACGGCCTCCCCGATGGTCAGTATTTCCTGACGGCGGGTAACAATGCCTGGTGGTTGTCGCAGGGCTTAACGATCAAAGGCAATGCCCTGAACATCGACGAAAGCAAGCTGCAACAGGTTATGGAGCCTACGGTATTGGCTTACGAAAAGAACAAGTTTGAAGTGAATCTGCCGGCGAAGAACGTAGAGGAAGCGAACGTCGCTATCTACGATGCGCAGAATGTGCTGGTTCAAACCGATTCGTTCAAAGGTACGGCTCGTCGGTTCGACTTATCGGGTCTACCCGACGGTGCCTACACATTCGTGGTTGGTCCCAATCAGAAGCAGTTTTCGACACGTGTTGCCATCAAACACTAA